One window from the genome of Ananas comosus cultivar F153 unplaced genomic scaffold, ASM154086v1, whole genome shotgun sequence encodes:
- the LOC109704004 gene encoding protein DETOXIFICATION 49-like, whose product MCNTEECNHQQKSLLTTPLIKKFSGGADEPAAAALAEARSILRLAFPMAATGLLLYLRSMVSMLFLGRLGRLPLAGGALAIGFANITGYSVLSGLAMGMEPVCGQAFGARRHALLRSALRRTVLLLLLASVPIAALWLAMHRTLLLFRQDPDITAAAHSYILASLPDLLLQSFLHPLRIYLRTQSITLPLTAAAAAALLLHLPVNYLLVSVLGLGIRGVAVASVVANSNLLIFLLLYVYFSGIFRRTDDDGSGDDETKAAERFGEWRSLLNLAIPSCISVCLEWWWYEIMILLCGLLLDPKSAVASMGILIQTTSLVYIFPSSLSFGVSTRVSNELGADRPERARRAAEVGLSCGAAIGVAALGFTLAVRKVWGRMFTEDAAILELTTAALLMVGMAELGNCPQTAGCGVLRGSARPRAAANVNMGAFYGVGMPVAIGLAFWGGLDFRGMWFGMLAAQAACAAMMLAAVRRTDWTMQAERAQRLTGGGNGGAVKMINSDSDGDGNGAVCDKDRTVRSATEEGDEKTNVDVVLVVNC is encoded by the coding sequence ATGTGCAACACTGAAGAATGCAACCACCAGCAGAAGAGCCTCCTCACCACTCCGCTGATCAAGAAATTCTCAGGCGGGGCAGATGAGCCGGCGGCGGCTGCCTTGGCGGAGGCCCGGTCGATCCTGCGTCTGGCGTTCCCGATGGCGGCGACGGGCCTCCTGCTCTACCTCCGCTCCATGGTGTCCATGCTCTTCCTCGGCCGGCTCGGCCGCCTCCCTCTCGCGGGCGGCGCCCTCGCCATCGGCTTCGCCAACATCACCGGCTACTCCGTCCTCTCCGGCCTCGCCATGGGCATGGAGCCCGTCTGCGGCCAGGCTTTCGGCGCCCGCCGCCACGCCCTCCTCCGCAGCGCCCTCCGCCGCACCGTCCTCCTGCTCCTCCTCGCCTCCGTCCCCATCGCCGCCCTGTGGCTCGCCATGCACCGcaccctcctcctcttccgccAGGACCCCGACATCACCGCCGCCGCGCATTCCTACATCCTCGCCTCCCTCCCCGACCTCCTTCTCCAGTCCTTCCTCCACCCCCTCCGCATATATCTCCGCACGCAGTCCATCACCCTCCccctcaccgccgccgccgccgccgcgctcctcctccacctccccgTCAACTACCTCCTCGTCAGCGTCCTCGGCCTCGGCATCCGCGGCGTCGCCGTTGCCTCCGTCGTCGCCAACTCCAACCTTCtaatcttcctcctcctctacgTATACTTCTCCGGCATCTTCCGCCGCACCGACGACGACGGCAGCGGCGACGACGAAACCAAAGCGGCAGAGAGATTCGGAGAGTGGAGATCGCTGCTCAATTTGGCAATCCCGAGCTGCATTTCGGTGTGCCTGGAGTGGTGGTGGTACGAGATCATGATCCTCCTCTGCGGCCTCCTCCTCGACCCCAAGTCCGCGGTGGCGTCGATGGGGATACTGATCCAGACCACGTCGCTGGTGTACATATTTCCCTCCTCGCTTAGCTTCGGTGTGTCGACGCGCGTCAGCAACGAGCTCGGCGCCGACCGCCCGGAGCGCGCGCGCCGGGCGGCCGAAGTCGGGCTGTCCTGCGGGGCCGCAATTGGCGTCGCAGCACTCGGCTTTACGCTGGCGGTGCGGAAAGTATGGGGGAGGATGTTCACGGAGGACGCCGCGATTTTGGAGCTGACGACAGCGGCGCTGCTGATGGTGGGGATGGCGGAACTGGGGAACTGCCCGCAGACGGCGGGGTGCGGGGTGCTGCGGGGAAGCGCGAGGCCGCGGGCAGCTGCGAACGTCAACATGGGGGCGTTCTACGGGGTCGGGATGCCGGTGGCCATTGGGCTGGCCTTCTGGGGCGGGCTAGACTTCCGGGGGATGTGGTTCGGGATGCTGGCGGCCCAGGCGGCCTGCGCGGCAATGATGCTGGCTGCCGTCAGGAGGACGGACTGGACAATGCAGGCTGAGCGGGCACAGCGGCTGACGGGCGGCGGCAATGGTGGCGCCGTCAAAATGATCAACAGCGACAGCGACGGCGACGGCAACGGCGCCGTGTGTGACAAGGATAGAACAGTAAGATCGGCAACGGAGGAGGGAGATGAGAAAACCAACGTGGATGTTGTTCTTGTCGTTAATTGTTGA
- the LOC109704005 gene encoding uncharacterized protein LOC109704005, with protein sequence MSSSDAGVVDVGGDPPKQPSKWSKSRDMRITRESASLEDRFTLLEDIISKMGDRYTEMADSFNYFIEDRKNLIEELVAQVDEAEDLKTRVTILEKAVARGHEPQRESASKVCVPEPQNFRGTHDEKEIDNFLWHMEHYFKALRLNDKAEKVQAASMYLADDAMLWWRRRFVEAEKGQCNLKTWEDFVRELKAQFYPEHVEYLARKKLRRLKHTGTLKEYVKEYSKLMMSITSMAEEDRLFFFLDGLQPWANKELVGRDVKDVASAIALEKKLPEYERADSTRSKAPKASKAKGGGDRRDQKDRKGRERGPVPPQKKLMCYVYEPTKRGTLRLVNAVQGLASSSKPLNKELPYIDVTFNGRATRALVDTGATHNFVALVEAKRIGLPREKNASRIKAVNSEAQAVAGVTKGVAIAVGPWIGTANFTAAPIDDFQVILGMDFLASSNAVPMPHLGALSIMDEEAPCMPSAVSDKGLGEEGLPAEIKVVLVDFQDVMPKELPKQLPPRREVDHAIELEPGAKPPAKARYRMALPELEGASRCRLHSAVESTLQSTNLFDQLGGAKTFTKLDLCSGYYQVRIAEGDEEKTTCMTRYGAYEFLVMPFGLTNAPATFCTLMNKLFHPYLDRFMVVYLDDIVVYSNTLQEHIEHLRTGFQVLRENQLFVKKEKCIFAKEEVHFLGHWIGQGLICMDQQKVRAICE encoded by the exons ATGTCGTCATCCGATGCGGGAGTTGTCGACGTTGGGGGTGACCCTCCAAAGCAGCCCTCCAAGTGGAGTAAGAGCAGAGACATGCGAATCACGAGAGAATCTGCTTCCTTGGAGGACCGCTTTACGCTGCTGGAGGACATAATATCAAAAATGGGTGATAGGTACACCGAAATGGCTGATTCCTTTAACTATTTTATTGAAGAT CGAAAGAACCTGATCGAGGAGCTCGTTGCTCAAGTTGATGAGGCTGAGGACCTCAAGACCAGAGTGACGATCCTTGAAAAAGCGGTGGCACGTGGGCATGAACCCCAAAGAGAGTCCGCTTCGAAGGTATGTGTCCCTGAGCCTCAAAATTTCAGGGGTACCCACGACGAGAAGGAGATCGACAATTTTCTTTGGCACATGGAGCATTACTTCAAGGCGTTGCGGCTGAACGACAAGGCGGAGAAAGTCCAGGCTGCATCAATGTACCTTGCTGACGACGCGATGCTGTGGTGGCGTCGGCGTTTTGTAGAGGCCGAGAAGGGCCAATGCAACCTGAAGACGTGGGAGGACTTTGTGCGCGAGCTCAAGGCGCAGTTCTACCCCGAGCATGTCGAGTATCTTGCGAGGAAGAAACTACGACGGCTCAAACACACCGGGACACTCAAAGAGTATGTCAAGGAATACTCCAAGTTGATGATGTCCATCACCAGCATGGCTGAAGAAGATCGCTTATTCTTCTTCCTCGACGGGCTCCAACCTTGGGCGAACAAGGAGCTTGTGGGGCGCGATGTCAAGGACGTGGCCTCTGCAATTGCCTTGGAGAAAAAACTGCCCGAGTACGAGCGGGCGGATTCAACTCGCAGCAAGGCGCCCAAAGCGAGCAAGGCTAAAGGTGGAGGAGACCGTCGCGACCAGAAGGACCGCAAGGGCCGTGAGAGGGGTCCTGTGCCGCCGCAAAAGAAATTAATGTGCTACGTCTACG AACCGACAAAGAGGGGCACGCTCAGGCTTGTCAACGCGGTTCAGGGGCTAGCAAGCAGTAGCAAGCCCCTCAACAAGGAGCTTCCATACATCGATGTGACCTTTAACGGTAGGGCCACACGAGCATTGGTGGACACGGGCGCCACTCACAACTTTGTTGCCTTGGTGGAGGCCAAACGGATAGGCCTTCCCCGTGAGAAGAATGCTAGCAGGATCAAGGCCGTCAACTCTGAGGCACAAGCTGTTGCGGGTGTGACCAAGGGCGTAGCCATTGCGGTGGGACCTTGGATAGGCACCGCAAACTTCACCGCCGCACCCATCGACGACTTCCAAGTCATACTAGGTATGGACTTCTTGGCTTCATCGAATGCGGTTCCGATGCCACACCTTGGGGCCTTAAGCATCATGGATGAGGAGGCCCCCTGCATG CCATCCGCGGTGAGCGACAAGGGCCTCGGGGAGGAGGGCCTTCCTGCAGAGATTAAGGTGGTCTTGGTAGATTTTCAGGATGTTATGCCGAAGGAGCTGCCTAAGCAACTTCCACCTAGGCGGGAGGTGGATCACGCCATCGAGCTCGAGCCAGGAGCCAAACCGCCAGCGAAAGCGCGATATAGAATGGCCCTGCCAGAGCTCGAAGGAGCTTCACGATGCAGACTTCATTCGGCCGTCGAAAGCACCTTACAGAGCACCA ATCTCTTCGACCAATTGGGCGGAGCGAAGACCTTCACCAAACTCGACCTTTGCTCTGGGTACTATCAAGTGCGGATTGCGGAAGGAGACGAGGAAAAGACCACGTGCATGACGAGGTACGGGGCCTATGAGTTCCTTGTCATGCCGTTCGGGTTAACGAATGCACCAGCAACCTTCTGCACACTTATGAACAAGCTGTTCCATCCCTATCTCGATCGCTTTATGGTGGTGTACCTCGACGACATCGTGGTATACAGCAACACCTTGCAGGAGCACATCGAGCACTTGCGAACTGGTTTCCAAGTGCTGCGGGAGAACCAGCTGTTCGTCAAGAAGGAGAAGTGCATATTCGCGAAGGAAGAGGTGCACTTCCTTGGCCACTGGATAGGCCAGGGCTTGATTTGCATGGACCAACAAAAAGTGCGAGCCATCTGCGAATAG